A region from the Aegilops tauschii subsp. strangulata cultivar AL8/78 chromosome 5, Aet v6.0, whole genome shotgun sequence genome encodes:
- the LOC141023300 gene encoding uncharacterized protein isoform X2 produces the protein MDKGFIEPAFTNNNAWWQYRNYLKKTYFTDKETHQIPLRSPETHLLDDDWERLVLYWSGTKNVDPIETPMAQQNADRILGKSALLSNGKGSNGDKVQDSDTSLLVSNKADKTAKEDYLEDSETTPKSCLGLVFELLATTACTSYSNSLSESVWFLESQLQVERHRSAVLRQEAEGLRKSLEHSDAYFLVQQQALEDFSAKQDKANKLAKLIASMVDTQDNVS, from the exons atggacaagggctttatagagcctgccttcaccaataat aatgcttggtggcagtatcggaattacctgaagaaaacgtacttcaccgacaaagaaactcatcaaattcccttacgttctcctgagacacatttactggacgatgactgggaacgccttgtatTGTACTGGTCcggaaccaagaatgtg gatccaatcgaaactccaatggcacagcag aatgctgacagaatattggggaagagtgccttattaagcaatggtaaaggaagtaatggagataaggttcaggatagtgacacatccttgttggtctccaacaaagctgataaaacagctaaggaagactatctcgaagacagtgagacaaccccaaagtcctgtcttggtttagtgttcgagttactggccactaccgcttgcacaagctattcaaactcactgtctgaatcagtttggtttcttgagtctcaactacaagttgaaagacatcgatcagctgtgttgcgacaagaagcggaaggactgcggaagtccctggagcattcagatgcatactttctggtgcaacaacaagcgttggaggattttagtgccaaacaggacaaagctaataagcttgctaagcttattgccagcatggtggatacccaggataacgtttcttga
- the LOC141023300 gene encoding uncharacterized protein isoform X1: MDKGFIEPAFTNNRRTDLETQDEVTYANTSAIFKNAWWQYRNYLKKTYFTDKETHQIPLRSPETHLLDDDWERLVLYWSGTKNVDPIETPMAQQNADRILGKSALLSNGKGSNGDKVQDSDTSLLVSNKADKTAKEDYLEDSETTPKSCLGLVFELLATTACTSYSNSLSESVWFLESQLQVERHRSAVLRQEAEGLRKSLEHSDAYFLVQQQALEDFSAKQDKANKLAKLIASMVDTQDNVS, translated from the exons atggacaagggctttatagagcctgccttcaccaataat agaaggaccgatttggaaactcaggatgaggtaacctatgctaatacctctgctatcttcaagaatgcttggtggcagtatcggaattacctgaagaaaacgtacttcaccgacaaagaaactcatcaaattcccttacgttctcctgagacacatttactggacgatgactgggaacgccttgtatTGTACTGGTCcggaaccaagaatgtg gatccaatcgaaactccaatggcacagcag aatgctgacagaatattggggaagagtgccttattaagcaatggtaaaggaagtaatggagataaggttcaggatagtgacacatccttgttggtctccaacaaagctgataaaacagctaaggaagactatctcgaagacagtgagacaaccccaaagtcctgtcttggtttagtgttcgagttactggccactaccgcttgcacaagctattcaaactcactgtctgaatcagtttggtttcttgagtctcaactacaagttgaaagacatcgatcagctgtgttgcgacaagaagcggaaggactgcggaagtccctggagcattcagatgcatactttctggtgcaacaacaagcgttggaggattttagtgccaaacaggacaaagctaataagcttgctaagcttattgccagcatggtggatacccaggataacgtttcttga